Within the Oncorhynchus kisutch isolate 150728-3 linkage group LG13, Okis_V2, whole genome shotgun sequence genome, the region TgttctagatgtttccacttcacaataacaacatttACAGTTGGCCAGGGCAGCTTTACcagtgcagaaatttgacaaactgacttgttggaaaggtggcatcctatgacagtgccacgttgaaagtcactgagctcatcaataaggccattcaactgccaatatttgtctatggagattgcatggctgtatgctcgattttatacaattgtgtggctgaaatagccgaatgcactaatttgaaggggtgtccacatacttttgtatatagtgtACATATAAATACCTACACGTTAAAACACATATTTACATACATCATTGGTCTCTACCCCCCAGGACCTGTACAGCGGTCTAATTGGTCCCTTAGTAATATGTAGGCGGAGCTATGCGAGATCATTTGGACTGAAGAAGGAAGTGGAAGAGTTTGCTCTCCTTTTCATGGTGTTTGATGAGAACGAGTCCTGGTACCTGGACGACAACATCAAAACAAACATCAAGACCCCCACCAGGAACATCAAAGAGGATGAGGACTTCATCGAGAGCAATAAAATGCATGGTGAGGCTGGGGAAAGAAAGGGTGTGTGTACTTTATCCAGTGTTAATAGGAAAGCCTTTTGCTTAATGATTTCTGAACAATTTATAAAAGAAAGGCCTTATAAAAAGGGGATTTATTAAGACTTCATTACTAGTCCTTATTAAAAAGCTATTGTTTGTTTAAAGTGGGACCAGGGCCTATTCACAAAGCatttacaataaaaaaaataaaaataggagtgatctaggatcagttttttgCCTTTTATAGatcagatcctagatcagcactcctactctgagacacttgataAATACTGCCCCGGGTAAATTGATGTTTTTGTCACTGACATGTCTCTGCTGTAGGCATCAACGGGCAGCTGTATGGAAACCTGCTGGGACTGAACATGGAAGTGGGGGACAAGGTGTACTGGTACCTGATGGGGATGGGCAACGAGATAGACATCCACACTGCCCACTTCCACGGGCACAGCTTTGACTATAAGGTAAGATCCCATTTGACCATTAGGTGTACATTTCCTCAAAACCTTTCCTCAAAACCTTTCCTGAAAAACTTTCAAAGCAGCATAACCTTCCTCCAATTTAAGTGTATGAAGCTCTAAATCATCAgaacttttatttaaaaaaaaaacagaacagaGAGGTTCTCTGACCACATTGAATTTTGGACCATAAGCCCAGATGTCAGGCGGTCAGTCAAGTATGCATTCAGTTTATCTAAAATATTCTTCAAGGTTGTCTTGGGAACACACAGGATGTGGCTGCATTCAATCTGCGCTACAGCCTTATAGAAATTTAAAGGCAAATGTTCTCGTATTAgccggagactgcattcacagtaaatgcTGCATAGGATGGCTCAAATCAGAAATTAacctttaatttttttttttaactcttgAATCGAGCCCTTGATCTTCTAGCCTAGAACTAATACATCTGAATCAACTAAATGGTCACATACATTCTCTGGTCCTGTGTTCCCCAGCTGAGTGGAGGGTCCCACCGTGCAGATGTGTTTGGCCTGTTCCCAGGCACCTTCCAGACGGTGAAGATGAAACCGAAGTACCCTGGCTCCTGGCTGCTGCACTGCCACGTGGCAGACCACATCAAGGCCGGCATGGTAACAGTCTACAAAGTCACTGAGAAGGGTAAGGAGTGTGTAGGTTTGGTTCACTGTGTGTGAAGTGTGggttaccgtgtgtgtgtgtgtgtttacactctATAATTTAGCTGTTACTCCCCACTAACCTCTCTTGTGTTTTTGTGTCTTCAGAAAAGAAGGGCTTTTTTGGATGAACGCGGAGCATTAACACAAACAAGCGGATAAAAGCTACGTACATCTCTTCAGTAATTACACATTGACCTCGTATTCCACATAAGGAGCACAGTGACCACTGACAATGCATGAACTAACTAAACGGCTTTAATACAGGGTttaagcctacctggttaaaaaaaggtgaaataaaaaagcaATGAGCCAATGTCTAATGTCAATgctctaaaatacattttgaataaaGAAAATATAAAATCCTTCCTGGTGTCGTTTCTGGTGTCCTTCCTGGTGTCCTTCCTGGTGTCCTTCCTGGTGTCCTTCCTGGTGTCCTTCCTGGTGTCCTTCCTGGTGTCCTTCCTGGTGTCCTTCCTGGTGTCCTTCCTGGTGTCCTTCCTGGTGTCCTTCCTGGTGTCCTTCCTGGTGTCCTTCCTGGTGTCCTTCCTGGTGTCCTTCCTGGTGTCCTTCCTGGTGTCGTTTCTGGTGTCGTTTCTGGTGTCGTTTCTGGTGTCGTCCACCATGGCATGAACGAGTGTCTTTAAAAGGTTTACAGAGAACGGcacgacaaaaaaaaaaaaaaacatcccgtcagcggcagtcctgtggacgagaggtcgaaggagaatggaaAGAATCGTGAAGGCGAACTGGCGGGCCAAACAGACAAAATAACGGCGCAGTACGACAGTAGTATGGAGAACAGCATCTCGGTCCTtctcacggatgggctattgcagcagacgaccacactgggttccactcctatcagctaagaacaagaagaagtggctccagtgggcaacgcaatcaccaacactggactgttgaggagtggaaaaacacaTTGCCTTGTCCGACAAATctctgatggcagagtcaggatttaacagaagcagcatgagtccatggaccagtcctgcctggtgtcaacggtacaggctggagGCGGTGGTGTACCtccgtccaatctgcagcaacatGCCTGATTCCATGgtgtcagcatggaccaacatccctgtggaacatttcCGACTTGTAGAATCAATTCcccgaataattcaggctgttctggaagcAAAGGGGAATgcgacccagtactagatgggttTAAATAATAAACTGGCCCGGTGGGTGTACACTTCAATATATTGCTAATGTGTTTGTGAAAGGAGCAGAACCAACATAAAATGTTTTTAGAGGGCATTTATTAAACGCAGCGAACCAACATCTaaaaaaaaactgataaaaaCAAACACTGGGAATAGATTATATACGGGGTTTCATAGTGAGGTTATACCTCTCAGAGAAGCTTCCTTCCACGTTATTTATCCACCTTTTCTTATCTCTTCTTCCAATGAACACCAGAAAGACTAGTCCAGTGTATAACTCAACATCCAGTTCCTAATACTCAGTAATAAAAGGTCTCAGGGGTATCCACAAGTCCACACAGAAGAGGAACTGTACCACTGCAGGGCATGACTAGCGACGTGACAATACTAAACAGTCATAGAAAAATTGAggtcagaaaaaaaaaaaaaaaaaagtttaaaataatTCAGGATTTCCTTATTAAAATCAGAAAATCGTCATATCTCTGCACAGCAAAATTCTCTGTTCATATTAATTTGACTAATAGGACTACAAACGGTGGTTTTGTATGGGTACCATTTCCATAAGGCTCTACAGTAGTAGCGTTTTTAGAGGCTCACTCCACACTAAGTGGTTGATTGTCCAGCACCTTCCAGGTTTAGGATcctccatagaaatagaatcagtAGAAGGGACATTTCCATTCAAACCAGCGGTCCGTTGCATCAGTTGCTGTACTGGGCGTACCACTTGGAATGTATGCTTAAAATGGACACTAACTAACCTGTTCTACTTAGGCAGAAATGTCAAATTCAACTAATCTGCCATATTGGATGGACCATGAAATAAAACAGTGGCTTTTAGAGCTACTGTATGTCTGTTCTACTAGTTGTAATTCTACggctcctcctcctcacatcatGAGGTTTCTCTGGCTGCACTCCAGCAGGTGAGGCAGGAAGAAGTGGACCGTCCCGTCGTCAGGCAACAGGTCCAGGAACTCCAGGGGGTTCAGCTCCATGGCAACCACCACCAACGTTTctgttgtcagggaaaatgcagaTGTTATGGCCCAACTCTGAATAtgaaaaggggcaatctgcaattcATACATATTTTTACTTTTAAATTAATTATATTCAATCCAATGATTCTTGAagaatctatactgaacaaaaaacgCAACACgtaacaatttcaacgattttactgaactacagttcatataaggaaatcagtcaatagaaatcaattcattaggccctaatctatggatttaacatgactgggcagggacacagccatgggtgggtatATGCCCACCCACCGGGAAGCcaggcacagccaatcagaatgagtttctcCCCACAAAaggacagaaatactcctcagtttcatcagctgtccggtgtGACTGGTCTCAAACGATCCTACCGGTGAAGAAGCTAGATGTGAAGGTCctgagctggcgtggttacatgtggtctgctgttgtaaggccagttggacatactgacaaatgaacattaaattatctggcaacagctctggttgacattcctgcagtcagcatgccaattgcacactccctcaaaacttgagacatctgtggcattgtgttgtgtgacaaaacttcacattttagagtggccttttattgtccccagcatgtaatgatcatgctgtttaatcagcttcttgatatgccacacctgtcaggtggatgggttatcttgagaaatgctcactaacagggatgtaaacaaatttgtgtacaacattttagagaaataagcttttttgtgtgtatgtcacatttctgggatctttaatttcagctcatgaaatacatgttttacaccgaaaaaaaaataaataatgcaacATCTATACGCCACATGATCTTAGGTCAACTGTCGTAACCCATCAGAAACCAAAAGCATGTTTTACTccactgtttgtaaacaatgtaattgttaacacacacacacacacacacacaaaacatgtttaaaactATACATTTTGATAACATGGGTGGTCAGGTCAGTCCTTGCATTCATAACTCTATAATCACTTGAGACTGGTTATACTTATCCAGCCCCATCCCTAAGCTGTTACCCAAAACAGTGGTGGGGTGCCCTTTGTTAATTGTTTAAACTGCAAATTGCCCCTTTAACCACAGAAAAGGTGGTGACATTCTAGAGTTAAACCCTATGCTTGAAAACACAGGCTAGAGTCTAACTGGTGAAACTATACTGATACCGTGATGAGAGTGCACCGTCATATCTCTCTCAACATGGTTTTCATGGTGCTGCTCTGGGAGCGTGACGAGATGCGTGGCTACAAAATTTACTTCTTGTGATGTGCAGATAGAATGGAAGCGCACCGCCTGCACGTCGGCCACGCTTCACAGCGGGAGGATATTAGAGCACCGCCTGCCCGTTGGTCACGCTTCACAACGGGAGGATATTAGAGCACCGCCTGCACGTCGGTCACGCTTCACAACGGGAGGATATTAGAGCACCGCCTGCACGTCGACCACGCTTCACAACAGGAGGATATTAGAGCACCGCCTGCACGTCGACCACCCTTCACAACGGGAGGATATTAGAGCACCGCCTGCACGTCGACCACCCTTCACAACGGGAGGATATTAGAGCACCGCCTGCACGTCGGCCACGCTTCACAACGGGAGGATATTAGAGCACCGCCTGCACGTCGGTCACGCTTCAGAACGGGAGGATATTAGATCACCGCCTGCACGTCGGCCACCCTTCACAACGGGAGGATATTAGAGCACCGCCTGCACGTCGGCCACCCTTCACAACGGGAGGATATTAGAGCACCGCCTGCACGTCGGCCACCCTTCACAACGGGAGGATAATAGAGCACCGCCTGCACGTCGGCCACCCTTCACAACGGGAGGATAATAGAGCACCGCCTGCACGTCGGCCACGCTTCACAACGGGAGGATATTCTTGCTACTTCAGCAACAAATGTGCATGTTTGTTGTAATTAAAATGATTTGAAGTAGTTATATAGTTACACATTTAGATTTTTCAACATTCAACCTAAAATGCAATACCAAACCTTTCAATGTATGCAGGGTGATTTTTGCTATTTTCCGACTTAGTTTTAGGATTATTGCGATTATTTGTGAATTTATATCTGATATTATGCGTTTATTTCTGTGCAGCTGCATCTTTGCAACGCTGCCGAGGAAAATAAACTGGAAGCGTAAAAACTACACTGCTTCAAGAGAGACTCGCGTCGCAGACGACGTACTGCTTTCCCCGTGCGATACAGCACGTTTTACAGAGACGTGGCGATGACGGTGTAGTTAAGGCTGTGAGTGTACCTTTGAGTGCAGCCAGCAGGATGGTGTTCTCTCCCTGTGTTGCTCTGGTTCTCTCACACAGCTCGGggaacagcttctgccaccacagagcctgaacaaaaaaaacacacgaAACCATTAGGAAGATATGCACTATAGAAccattgaaatatatatttttttaaaggcaatgttcccatgTTCACAGAGACCGAATTCACTATAAAAAGCAGAAATTACCTTAATTTGCGCTATTATGTGGGCCTTCTGCGCTACTGATTGAATCTAGCCCTCTCAGACCATAGGACTGAGGTTAGAGCTTATGAGGATTTAAGGTTGTGTAAGTACGCATAGGGTAAGATCCACAGTAGGGTCAAAGGAGTTGGGGCAACAGTTCCATAGTACCCACCATGTTGTTGTTCTGCAGCTCATGATTAGCATAAGGGATGATGGCCTGAGGACAGCGGTCTAGCAACCTCTCGATGGAGCTCTCGTAGTGACCCAGCTTGGTGGCACAGAGCACGTGCACACTGAGCCCGGCGTTGTCCTCGTCAGGCAGCTGCTCCAACAGGGGCAGGATGGATGACGCGTCCAGGGTGGGACCGCACAGCAGGGACTGGATGATTCATTGTTTGTACACCATAGTGgtacatttacagtggggcaaaaaagtatttagtcagcaaataaattgcaaataaattcataaaaaatcatacaatgtgattttctggatttgttttcttctcattttgtctgtcatacttgaagtgtacctatgatgaaaattacaggcctctctcatctttttaagtgggagaacttgcacaattggtggctgactaaatacttttttgccccactgtacatgtaagGGTTAAAAAAAACAACTTCATTTTACaagttgattggttggttgattgattccATGTCTGACTGATAAATTGATAAATAGCACAGACATGATGCagagagactgacctgtagtTTGTGGAGGTCCTCTGGAATGATGTTGAAGTGAGCTGGAGTCAGGATGCTGACCCAGGGATACAACGCGCCATAGTGGGAACACCAGTTAATCTGTAACACAGAAACCGTCACCCAGGGTTACAACGCGCCATAGTGAGAACACCAGTTAATCTGTAACACAGAAACCGTCACCCAGGGTTACAACGAGCCATAGTGGGAACACCAGTTAATCTGTAACACAGAAACAGTCACCCAGGGTTACAACACACTGTAGTGAGAACACCAGTTAATCTGTAACACAGAAACCGTCACCCAGGGTTACAACGAGCCATAGTGGGAACACCAGTTAATCTGTAACACAGAAACAGTCACCCAGGGTTACAACACACTGTAGTGAGAACACCAGTTAATCTGTAACACAGAAACCGTCACCCAGGGTTACAACGCGCCATAGTGGGAACACCAGTTAATCTGTAACACAGAAACCGTCACCCAGGGATACAACACGCTGTAGTGAGAACACCAGTTAATCTGTAACACAGAAACAGTCACCCAGGGTTACAACACACTGTAGTGAGAACACCAGTTAATCTGTAACACAGAAACCTTCACCCAGGGTTACAACACGCTGTAGTGAGAACACCAGTTAATCTGTAACACAGAAACCGTCACCCAGGGATCTCCACTACCTCCTAGACTCCAGCCTTGGGGGACATCACACCTTAGTGCGAAGAACACGCTacagacacacagaaaaacacaccaGGTCGTCTGCGCTCTTGAGCGGTTTGAATCCGCGGCCGTCTCGGCGTGTGACGCGATCGATGTAGACAGTGGTGAGGCGGAACAGCAGCTCCTGGATGACAGCTTCCTGTGACGAGGCCATCAGCAAGGCTTCCCAGAAGTCAACCAGCAGCTGAGGGCCTCCCTGGGGCCCTGACACATCCCCACACAGCTCCtacaagaaacacacacacacacaatgaaacgcaTTACATATGGTCACATTTTGGAATCGAATCCTTgaggaatgacacacacacacacacacacacacacagtaaccctGACCTGGAAGAAGAGGTCAGCCTCGTCCAGTTTGACCTTGTCGTTCTCGTGCAGCGCCACCATGGCTGCCACCAGCAGGCCGTCCTGGTTGTCCCTGAGGTGACGAGCCAGGAGAGTAGGTACCACCGTATCCCCTCTGCCGTGCAGCAGCAGCTTGGCTTCCTCGATGAACCCATACACCTGCAGCATCTGGGACGGGGCATAGAGCAGAtacactgttcacacacacacactcttcccccACACTAACACTATACACTAACATGATCTGACCTCTGTGTGTCGGTCCATGTGTTGCCTGTAGAGCTGCAGGTCTGCCATGCGCAGGGCCAGGGCAGCCTTGGACAGGGTGAGGGGTACGGAGGGGGCTCCGATGGACTCCAGCCGCTCTAGGTGGGCCAGGCCACAGTCAGGGCTGGCTCTGGCCATGGAAGGGCTGGCTATAACATGGGGAAGCTGGGACGGCTCGGCCACACCGAAGATATCCAGCACCTCGTTGGCCGtctcctacaacacacacacaaccaaccacTGAATCTCAACAGTGTGGCTATTGAATCAGAAGAGCTTGTATTGGAATGGGTGGAGAGGTCTCCAGGGACTGGTGAAAGTTACCTCAGTGAGCAGCTCCAGGGTCTCCTCATAGAGGGAATGtttgaggaagaagaggaagccCTTCCCGTAGCCACAGAGGCTGTTAGACAGacccctgttcctggagatcacCTCTGTCAGAGACAGGCCTGACATCTTATAGTAGGGCAGGGCCAGGTGGCAGTCCCGCTTGTCAAACCTACACCTCGGTGGAAGGGATGGTTGCACTTTACATTCAGTAAACCAACCAACACATCAATCAGTCCACCAACACATCAACCAACCAGTCCACCAACCAACACACACATCAACCAACCAGTTCACCAACCAACACACACATCAACCAACCAGTCCACCAACACACACGTCCACCAACACATCAACCAGTCCACCAACCAGTCCACCAACACATCAACCAGTCCACCAACACATCAACCAGTCCACCAACACATCAACCAGTCCACCAACACATCAACCAACACACACATCAACCAACCCATCAACCAACCAACACATCAACCAACCAACACATCAACCAACCAACACATCAACCAACCAACacatcaaccaaccaacataTCAACCTTGATGTGAATGTGATCCGACCCCACTGACCTGCTGAAGCAGTCTCCTAACTGGGCGCAGCTCTCCTGGAAGGCCTGCTGCAGCTCCTGTCTGTCTGCGGTGCGGGTTGTATTATATCCCAGGGCCTGGGCTAGGTTCTGACCAGTGGTCTGAGGCCGTTCTACAGGGTTTCCAACCCGGGGGTCCAGGAGCGTGGCTCTCAGGAGGAGGTGGGCTTCACTGAGCAGGTGCAGACGGCTGTGAGACAGGGGGTTGGTCTCCTCATACGTCTTACTGTACTCCACCTAGCCCAGAGAAACAGTTGACTGTTGAACGCCATGGTTAAACAGTATAAATGACTGTTGAACGCCAAGGTTAAACAGTATAAATGACTGTTGAACGCCAAGGTTAAACAGTATAAATGATTGTTGAACGCCAAGGTTAAACAGTATAAATGATTGCTGAACGCCAAGGTTAAACAGTATAAATGATTGCTGAACGCCAAGGTTAAACAGTATAAATGATTGCTGAACGCCAAGGTTAAACAGTATAAATGATTGCTGAACGCCAAGGTTAAACAGTATAAATGATTGCTGAACGCCAAGGTTAAACAGTATAAATGATTGCTGAACGCCAAGGTTAAACAGTATAAATGATTGCTGAACGCCAAGGTTAAACAGTATAAATGATTGCTGAACGCCAAGGTTAAACAGTATAAATGACTGTTGAACGCCAAGGTTAAACAGTATAAATGATTGTTGAACGCCAAGGTTAAACAGTATAAATGATTGTTGAATGCCAAGGTTAAACAGTATAAATGATTGCTGAACGCCAAGGTTAAACAGTATAAATGACTGTTGAACGCCAAGGTTAAACAGTATAAATGATTGTTGAACGCCAAGGTTAAACAGTATAAATGATTGCTGAACGCCAAGGTTAAACAGTATAAATGATTGCTGAACGCCAAGGTTAAACAGTATAAATGATTGCTGAACGCCAAGGTTAAACAGTATAAATGATTGCTGAACGCCAAGGTTAAACAGTATAAATGATTGCTGAACGCCAAGGTTAAACAGTATAAATGATTGCTGAACGCCAAGGTTAAACAGTATAAATGATTGCTGAACGCCAAGGTTAAACAGTATAAATGATTGCTGAACGCCAAGGTTAAACAGTATAAATGACTGTTGAACGCCAAGGTTAAACAGTATAAATGATTGTTGAACGCCAAGGTTAAACAGTATAAATGATTGTTGAATGCCAAGGTTAAACAGTATAAATGATTGTTGAATGCCAAGGTTAAACACAACCAACAAAGGTCAAAGAAAAAAATAAATGGTAAAATGGAGGTAAGGTGTCATAACATTAAGGCTATTGTTGACATGTTCTCATGGTGCGTTACCATCTCGTTGTAGAGCTGGAGCGGGGGGACGGTGTTGACCACGTACAGGTTCCAGCCGTGACCCATCTCACTGGGATTCTGGGGCTTGGTGAAGGGTGACTTCCTGTTCCTGGGTCAGAGAAGCAGGAAGTACAAGTCAGCTCATCTCTATaatttaattatatatatattttttttttaaatggccacAGATGGCTGACATTACAGCTTCTATCTAGGTGGTCAGAAACTACAGCTCAGCTGCCATAACATCAAGCACATGAAGGAAACAATAGCCCCTGGGCTGGACCAGAATGCGAAAGCGTGTAGCTCAATTGGGAGTTCGCtaaaaaaaacacatgaatgACAAACCTATGAGCTAAAAAAAACTACCAAACATTTAGTTTTAGATCCAGTTAACacgttagtcatttagcagacgttcttatccagagggacttCCAGTTAAGTGAAGAGAGCGAGGTGAGACAACTACATAACATAGTCAGCAAAAAACTATTCCTAAACAAAGCAGCTATAAGCAAAGTGAGTTGTAGCACTTCTCCCTAGAGATTAGTCAGACTACCTACCAATGCAAACCAATCAACAGAGGATGTTATTGAGGGCAAGGGGTTTTGGGCGTTAATGTGAGTCAGACACGTTGCATGCTTTTCTTCACAACTCCACATGTTAACACACAAGGCCTCTACTGACCCATGTGctgaacactgtgtgtgtgttctatcggCTTCCCTGTCCACTACAGCCTGTAGCAGCGATAGCTAACAGACCTGATGCTCTTAGCCAGTGAAACACGCGGCAGTGTCAAGCAGTCTCATGTGATAACAAAGCCCCTGTGTGTGAgatttggcaaaaaaaaaaaacgtcagCTTGGTGGAGGAATGGTATTTTCTGCATGTTTCCCCACTTCTCGTCTGTGAATGCATGGTCTCACTTCCTGATTCTACACGGGTCTCCACTGGCCACGCGGCGGGTCTCCACTGGCCACGCGGCGGGTCTCCACTGGCCACGCGGCGGGTCTCCACTGGCCACGCGGCGGGTCTCCACTGGCCACGCGGCGGGTCTCCACTGGCCACGCGGCGGGTCTCCACTGGCCACGCGGCAGGTCTCCACTGGTCATGTTACCTTCCAACCTCTGGATCTATTATGCTTTAGTCTAATCAGGCGTACTGGGTTTTCAGACGTTAATACTCACAGTACGTCATATATGCCATTTAGCCGACGCTTTTATCCAAACGCGACTTAAGAGTCATCCtttcatacattttacatactgGTGGTCCCGGGAATTAAACCGCCACTCTCTAACAACTGAGCTACATACAGACCACTACACGAATGACATGATATTATGTCCAGTAGGTGATATCATCACACTGATACGATGTCCTGTTTAGTCCATCAGTTAGTGACGAGACACACAGGGGGATGTTGTTTTAGTAGGgttggtggggtggggtgggtttATTCCAGGTGGATTACAGAGGGACACACCATCAAGGAGGTCAAGAGACTTACAGGAAGGAGTGGGCCAGAAAACGCTTCAGAGCCGGCGTGGTGGAAGGCTCTATACCTACTGCTAGGAAAATCCCCCTAAGGGTTTGGTGATCTTTGTATTCTCTACAATAAGAGTTTACAGGTACAATTGAAGGACAAAGAGAAGGGAGATTTCAGATATTTAAAATCCTATAAATTAACAAATGAAATCTTTTAAACACAAAATGTGAAGTAATAAAAGTGTATTTTCAGTGCTTAATAAATGATGAGTGTGTCTATTGTCTGAATACTGCTTTACTTGTGCTCCACAGTAAGATGCTCTGACCATGGGTATAGGATTAGATAAGGGCTGGGTGATTTTCTACATTTGATGGTATGCCTGCATTTTATGCTTCGGGAATAACACAAGTTCTTAATATGTTTTCCTGTGTGACCCACGACCCTAGGATGGCAACAAACTAATTATATGTGGTTTTAAAATGGGCTTTCccccattctgattgttttatactaaACCAAAACTGACAGTAAAGTAGTCCAATTTGTAGAACTTTTCATTTGTTTAtcactgtatcaatatgtaaatGATAGAATATAGATGGTATCAAAATATAATTATAGAGAAAAATCCTTTGTCGTATGTGGTTCGACACTGGTATACCTTAAAATACAATATCATTACCCAGGCCTAGATCACAGGCATACCTTAAAATACAATATCATTACCCAGGCCTA harbors:
- the hps3 gene encoding BLOC-2 complex member HPS3 isoform X2 is translated as MVHVYNCHPFASQQIVPTEQEPGLVCCGGGALFVVSAGGCKIEAFQLGEEGCPLICRFATMGTVQSILHSEIGDYLVTIEEKNNAPYLRAYTNWRYQAAEKTRVGVRLLGHFLRGSSMRGAPKEQMEIIEIPLFERPLCVACCGVTGDLLVGCPKSLVLFSLKRQALNDKLSILDFERCLIIHLPGLSPQQVAICAGYIALQTELEVLVVKLERLPGAAFTQKSADKKPQDHSLVPQDMIPGAEHDNETEGRREGLAGHRDHDDFFIFPKHQELLGDRAKDCGVKISLEWTGMESEARGNFIITYILYRRFAPDFFQDCSVEETHLHSLQFHPVFTSNQEVCVEGVRGVEPTCLFCFFSLPKTGYLYSVRGGVQMVSAYQYPEKAQQAVLTDLFLHIITKNALQCFSVRCAAVAARAEDPYIDTTMKACPPITMELCALRIQLFIGLKALCHYRHHIVLLTTADVETREDTERTARRVIEYKDHQTLRGIFLAVGIEPSTTPALKRFLAHSFLNRKSPFTKPQNPSEMGHGWNLYVVNTVPPLQLYNEMVEYSKTYEETNPLSHSRLHLLSEAHLLLRATLLDPRVGNPVERPQTTGQNLAQALGYNTTRTADRQELQQAFQESCAQLGDCFSRFDKRDCHLALPYYKMSGLSLTEVISRNRGLSNSLCGYGKGFLFFLKHSLYEETLELLTEETANEVLDIFGVAEPSQLPHVIASPSMARASPDCGLAHLERLESIGAPSVPLTLSKAALALRMADLQLYRQHMDRHTEMLQVYGFIEEAKLLLHGRGDTVVPTLLARHLRDNQDGLLVAAMVALHENDKVKLDEADLFFQELCGDVSGPQGGPQLLVDFWEALLMASSQEAVIQELLFRLTTVYIDRVTRRDGRGFKPLKSADDLINWCSHYGALYPWVSILTPAHFNIIPEDLHKLQSLLCGPTLDASSILPLLEQLPDEDNAGLSVHVLCATKLGHYESSIERLLDRCPQAIIPYANHELQNNNMALWWQKLFPELCERTRATQGENTILLAALKETLVVVAMELNPLEFLDLLPDDGTVHFFLPHLLECSQRNLMM
- the hps3 gene encoding BLOC-2 complex member HPS3 isoform X5, with translation MGTVQSILHSEIGDYLVTIEEKNNAPYLRAYTNWRYQAAEKTRVGVRLLGHFLRGSSMRGAPKEQMEIIEIPLFERPLCVACCGVTGDLLVGCPKSLVLFSLKRQALNDKLSILDFERCLIIHLPGLSPQQVGMDVAICAGYIALQTELEVLVVKLERLPGAAFTQKSADKKPQDHSLVPQDMIPGAEHDNETEGRREGLAGHRDHDDFFIFPKHQELLGDRAKDCGVKISLEWTGMESEARGNFIITYILYRRFAPDFFQDCSVEETHLHSLQFHPVFTSNQEVCVEGVRGVEPTCLFCFFSLPKTGYLYSVRGGVQMVSAYQYPEKAQQAVLTDLFLHIITKNALQCFSVRCAAVAARAEDPYIDTTMKACPPITMELCALRIQLFIGLKALCHYRHHIVLLTTADVETREDTERTARRVIEYKDHQTLRGIFLAVGIEPSTTPALKRFLAHSFLNRKSPFTKPQNPSEMGHGWNLYVVNTVPPLQLYNEMVEYSKTYEETNPLSHSRLHLLSEAHLLLRATLLDPRVGNPVERPQTTGQNLAQALGYNTTRTADRQELQQAFQESCAQLGDCFSRFDKRDCHLALPYYKMSGLSLTEVISRNRGLSNSLCGYGKGFLFFLKHSLYEETLELLTEETANEVLDIFGVAEPSQLPHVIASPSMARASPDCGLAHLERLESIGAPSVPLTLSKAALALRMADLQLYRQHMDRHTEMLQVYGFIEEAKLLLHGRGDTVVPTLLARHLRDNQDGLLVAAMVALHENDKVKLDEADLFFQELCGDVSGPQGGPQLLVDFWEALLMASSQEAVIQELLFRLTTVYIDRVTRRDGRGFKPLKSADDLINWCSHYGALYPWVSILTPAHFNIIPEDLHKLQSLLCGPTLDASSILPLLEQLPDEDNAGLSVHVLCATKLGHYESSIERLLDRCPQAIIPYANHELQNNNMALWWQKLFPELCERTRATQGENTILLAALKETLVVVAMELNPLEFLDLLPDDGTVHFFLPHLLECSQRNLMM